In Lolium rigidum isolate FL_2022 chromosome 3, APGP_CSIRO_Lrig_0.1, whole genome shotgun sequence, the genomic window GTTCCCTTAAGTAATTAATGCACTGAAGCTTTGACTGTATTTGTATTGAGAAGTTCTTTGAAGTAGTAGTTTATGCATAGCAGGGAGAGTAGAGACTCTTAGCTGCTGCAAATAAGCAATTAACGCTTACAATCCATAATGTCCTGTCTAAATTAGTAATATGTTCTATTCTACAAATGAGAAGCTAAATATGAAGAGAAAAATAATTAATTGAGGGAGATTTGACATAGTTGGTGAAGGACAGTGAAGATGTAACTATACTGATAGAGGATACGAAATGGCTAGATTGTAGAATGAAAAAGAAAACAGTTATCTTGATGAAAGATAATGAAGAAATAACTGGGATGATAAGCATCATGCTACTCTTGAAGAAAATATGTAATTACTCAGTGAGGTTGGGGATGCTAAAACTTGGATATGAATCAACATTATTATGTAATCACTAATTACTCAATGAGGTTCAGGTGCTAAATATCAGTCTATTGTCGAATGTGACTTTCTTTGTAAATAGATTTCTTTTATGTCACCTACTTTGCTTCAATAAATAATTTGATCAACCAAATATCACAAAATTTGCTGGGTGTTTGGTTGATCAGCTATGCCCCTTCTTCTTTTCCACAGACTGATAGAGAGGTTCACATCATTTGTGGCAGTGTTTCCCATCTTTTGTCATGTTACCATACAAAGGGAAATCTCATGGGCTTCCAGGTTCCAGCAAATGCTCTTAGACTTTAATCCTTTTTTTATTGAAGACCATTCGGTGGTACTGTGTTGTTGCTTTATTACTTAagatttttcttttgtttcttcacAACTATGCAGCTCTTCTGATTCTGATCAAAGATGAAGGTACGTTGAAGCCATCTCAAAAAGGATAGTACAGTGTAAAGGGCCTCCGATTTATGTTGTATAATCACTACTCTTTAAGAAATACTCCCATATGTTACGAAATTGAAAATGCTGCTATTCATTTCTTTTCATTTAATCAAAATTCTATTCTAAGATTCGTCAATACTTTGTCTCTCAAAACAGGTCGTGTTGTAGATCATGTTTCTTTTGGCACGGGTGTTGTTCAGGATGTTTCACTCACAAATAATACTACATCGATTCCCCTACAGAGAAAGTACAAGAAATTGAATAAAGTTTATTGTCACTTTAAGAGTTATATTTCTGAACCTGTGCCTTGCCTGCCATAGCTCTGACAACATATCCTTATGACTTTGTTTAGGATGCTTAATTTTCTTCCCAACTGCCCACTCTGCTCAGAAGTGTATGTGCCGTTCTATACTGAAGCATGCTTCCACATTCAGTTTATTCAACATAATTTGCTTACCACATTCAGTCTTAGAGTACTGTATGGAGTATCCATGTCAGGATGGGCTCTAATCGGGAGGGTCATCAGGGTCATCTGTATGCTTCCGTACGGACTTCGAAAACAGAAATCTATGTACGCTTGAATATACTCAGTTTAGATCTTTGAAACCTGACTTTTAATTTCTAGATCGAAATTACATAAATATTTTTCTATTGAAAGCATCAAGATATTTTAGAAATATTGCATGGAAAGCACACAATATTTTAGAAATAATTGCAACATTTAGAACATATGGTCAACCTTAAATGACTAACATAGTTTTTTTCTAGGGTTCACTCTCTATTGAAAGCATCAAGTTACCTGTCCCTTTTTGCATTGGAGTTTTTGGTACCTAGAGAGTTCAGATGACTGAAACTGAGGTGCAAGTATTGTCAGTACTGGATAAAGGGTGTTCTGATTTTGTACTGATGTGGTTAGGTTTGTATGTGTTATTTAACATCTTCATATCCACTGGGGCAAAACATGAGTTGATCGTTCAAGATTAATTGCAGGACCAAAATGATACTCAAGCAGCTACATTCAGATGTCTGCATATGACGTTTACAAATGTCCGGTGCTCAGGCTACCTACAAGAGTAAAGACTATTTAGATGGTAGTGTAGTTATATTACATATATTTTTCATCAGTAGTTGGTTTCATGTTGAGTCGGAGAAAAATGGGCATGTAGATCCAGAAGTAATCACTTTTACTACAAACAAAAGGCGCTGGGTTTGATATGTGCCAGCACTGAAATGATATTCAGCTCATTTAGACATATGTTTGCCTTACTATGGTGAGGCCCTGGACATGTTGTCAGGATCATGGCAACTATAGCACACCTTATCAGTGTGTATGTTGTATTTCTGGTTGATGACCATGATCGATTTTCACACCAATTAAGAGTTGAGTGGGTTAATTTTATTTTTCGGATAACATTGTTGTTATAGAAATAAAAGAGTAAAGACTACTACAGAAGTGACGAAATTTTGTGCTTACATCCTAGATATTAGCATTATTAGGGGTGCATAGTTCTCGAATCAGTTCCAGCAAGCACAATCACGAAGTAATTTGCTATGTCTTACTTTAGATACATCACTCTTGAAATGTTAAGCCACGGGTAGCAGATATAAGGTAAAACCCTGTCGCGGCAGCCAATAGACAAAAGACTCTGCCACAACATAGGACCTCCGAATAAATTCATCATCTATCCAAAATTAGTTGGGCCGACTATTTGTAGATTTATGGGCTTGACTGACTATAGCAAAAATATATATTACAATCTTATCTACCTATTCTCCTAGGGATTAAAATTTTACACCCTTTACATgtcacgggcgcggcgtgtcgccgcgccATGGCATCCTAGTAAGATTTGATAATTGAAGTGCTATGTATGCATTACTCATGATACAGGTGGCCTAGCACAAATTCTCAATAATAATGGTGTTCGTGTACATTAAGAGCTTACTGCCTCCTGTTTAGAAGTAAATTCTCAGATTTTTGTCTTCATTTAAATCATTTATATATTGTCTTTTCATTGTTTACTGAACTCTTTTTTTGTTAACATTTCATAGACTATTACATCAACTAAATTTGTGGCAAGGTTATATAAGGAGAACGAGTATGGAACAACATTGCCAGCCTCCATGCAGATTTGCAATCTGCTCTAACACGTTAAATTGTTGGACACATTCTGTCGAATGAAATTACACAAGTGAATATGTTAACTGGAAACAAGTATTTTGCGCATCACCATGGTGGGTGATTTTCTCTTGCATTGGTTTTGGCGCTTCCACAGCTCGTGCGCCGCCCCAATCCCCCGGGGAATCTATCGCCGCCTCCACAGCTCCCGGCGCCCGTCGCTTCTCCCATACCGCGACACGCTGGCTCCCAACCTCATAGCCGTCTGAGTTCCGACCATTCTCCAGAAGGCCATGTATGTCCAGGCGTATCCGTAGACGCAGGCGCGGCGACATCTGCCGACACAACAGACTGGTTGTAGGCACATGGGCCGCCGGACCAGCGCGGACGAGCCACCAGCTGGGGAACAGGAAGGACATGACGACGAAGATTTGGTGGTTGCGGGCGCTTGTGGTGGATACAACGGAGACTGTCGCCTCTGTGATTTGCTACGGGCAGTAGAGGTGGAGACGC contains:
- the LOC124702924 gene encoding uncharacterized protein LOC124702924 gives rise to the protein MLPYKGKSHGLPALLILIKDEGRVVDHVSFGTGVVQDVSLTNNTTSIPLQRKMLNFLPNCPLCSEVYVPFYTEACFHIQFIQHNLLTTFSLRVLYGVSMSGWALIGRVIRVICMLPYGLRKQKSMVHSLLKASSYLSLFALEFLVPREFR